TGACCCCTTGGTGTGGTTTGAATAATGAAGCCGAATTTTTTCTTCGCTTCCAAAAGATATTCCCTGAACTTCTCATAATCCCGCTTCGTAAAGAAGATCTTCTTCCGCTCGTTCCCTCGCGATGTTACGTGATAAAGAGCCCCTTCAAACTCAATCCGCAATGGTCTAGTCATCTCGCACCTCCTCCTTTTCAGGAAGAGGCTAAATTACTTTTGTCCAATGTCCAGATGTGACCCCTTGGTGTGGCTTTGTCCTGCTTTTACATCAACTGGTGCAATTAAGAATAGAATCCACCCCCCCCTCGAACTGGTTGTCAGAGAACAGGCGGCCGCTAGACTCCAAGGCAGTCGAAGCAACTGTACATGCTACTTGTCCCATTTATTCTTTTCGAATCTTTTTATTACTTTTTTGAGGTAGAGAAACCCTGGGACACTGATTATGGCTGCCACTACAACCACAACCACATAGGCCTCAGTGCTCTTTGACATAAAGCCAAAGACCTTATCCATGGGCACTACAGTAAAAACAACAAATCCAATGATGCCAATAACCATAAGGGTTGCATAATCATCTTTTGGAAATCTCACACTATCTCTCCCTATGACCTGTAGTAATGACGAGTCTTATATTCTATGTTGTCAAGTGGCCTAGGCCTTGATGGCGGATTCCTTATCTCAAGGTCTTTAGGGAATGATGGCTGCGTTGGAATTGTAGATGGATATGTAGTTGTTTTACTCAGTGGAACTGGAGGTATCAGAGGTATACCTAGCCCAAAGTGTAAAGCAATTCCTCCTTTTGATTTAACACCACAGCCATCTTCGCTATATACCCCAACGCCTAAATGCCTACTAAAGCCAAGTGTAGTTTCACTATACTGCTTATTAATCGGTATCTGCGAACCTATTTGTATGTCAATACTTGCACCAAACCAATCAGTGCTGGTAGTTTTTTGCTCAACACCATTATTTATGGTACTGCCTTTAAAGAAGACAGTGGAGCTATAGGAGACAGATACCCATGTTCTTAAATCCCACCAATCGCCCTTAGTGAAACCAGCCGGGTCGACGTATTTGAGAACCGAGTTTCCAACATATCTATAAAGATTGGCATCTCCTGCGGCAAAACCGAGGGGGTCAACTTGCACATACCGTCCGACCGCAGGATTGAAGTACCTGTGCCAGTTGTAGTGCAGCCCTGTCTCCTCATCGAAGTACTGGCCCGGGAAACGCAGGTTGTTTTCCACCGTCGAGGCCGGATCGATGACGGCTTCGCCGAAGGCTGTATACTCCGCAGCCCACACAATATTCCCGGCATCGTCTACCAGCTTCTGCGGCGTCCCCAGGTGATCATTCTGGTAGAAGTAGTAATTCCCGTCCTCCGTCATAAAGAGCGGATCGCTTCCCCAGATGCCGTCGGGCTTCCACCCGTACCCCTTTTCCGCGTTGCCGCTTGCGTCATACTCCCCTATCAGCCCCTCGTCGGAGTAGAGGTAGTAGGTAATCTCGCCGTTGACATCCTTCTTGATCCTTCTGCCGAAAGGATCGTAGGTGTACGTCGCCGTGCTGCCGTCCGGCAGAAACACCTGCTCCAGCCGGTCTGCGGAGTTGTACACGAAGGTCGTGGTCGCCTCGCCCTCGGTCTTCGAAACCGTGTTGCCGTTGGCGTCGTAGGTAAAGGTGGCGCTTCCCGCCGCCTGCGTCTCGTTGCTGCCGTTGTGGCTGTACGAGGCGCTCTCGGCGCCGCGGGAAGACGCGGTTCGATTGCCGGCGTCGTCGTAGCTGAACCCTTCCGCGGGCAGCGTCTGATGGGTCGCGCTGGTAAGCTGATAGGTCAAGTCGTAGCCATAGGCGCTGCTTCCCGCCCCGGAGCCTTTCGAAATGATGTTGCCAATCTTGTCGAAGCCGTAGCCGTTCTCCTCCACGGTGCCGCCCGCGTTCTTCCTGGTCATGGAGGAAAGCCACGAGGCGTCGTTGTAGCCGTACTCCGTGAAGAGGCCATTCGGGAAGGCCGTCTTCCACAGCCTTCCGCGGTCGTAGTCGAGGACCACCTGTCTCCCGAGGAAGGTAATGGAGGTCAGCTGATTGTTCTTGTCGTACCCGTAGGTGTAGGCGGTCCCTTCCGGCGAGACGAAAGTCTCCTTGTTCCCCCTGGCGTCGTAGCTGTAGCTGAAGCTCTTGCTGAAGGTGCCGAAGTTCACCGTCTCCGAGACCTTACGGTTCAGCTCGTCATAGCCGATGTTTCCACTCACCCCCCCCTTTCCGTAGCTCGTGAGATTCCCGGCACCGTCGTAGTCAAAGGTGTCCTTCCTGCCGTCCGCGTACAGAACCTCAGTGAGGTGCCCGACCGGATCGTAGGAGTAGGTGGTCAGTTGCCCCTTGGCATCGGTCACGGTCTTCAGCAGCCCGTCCGGATAGTAGGTGTACACTGTCGCCTGTCCCAGCGGGCGGGTTTCCTTCGTCTTTCGTCCCGCGCTGTCGTATTCGGCAGCGTCAAGCCGAACGTCTCGTTTCGCCGGGTTCAGGAGCGGGCCGTGGAGCAGGCAAATTTCCCCTTCTTTCTCGCGTCGGCGCTTTATCCTGCGATTCACTCTATTGCTACCCGAGCGTGAAGAAAAACGTTGCACCGCCGTTTGGTTTACCTTCCGCCCAGACGGATCCACCGTGCCGCTCCACGATCCGCTTCACCGTGGCGAGGCCGATGCCGAGCCCGCCGTACTCGTCGCCGTGCAGCCGCTGGAAGACTCCGAAGAGCTGATTCTTGTAGGCCATGTCGAATCCCGCCCCGTTGTCGCGCACGAGATAAATGGACCCTGCATCGGCTTCGCGCGTGCCTACCTCGATGCGCGCGGGAGAGACCTTCGAGGTGTACTTCCAGGCGTTTTCCAGGAGGTTTTTCAACACCACCCAGAGAAGGGTCTTGTCTGCCTCGGCGACGATATCCTTCTGCACCGTCACCTCCACGGCCCGCTCCGGGTCCGCCTCACGCAGGAGCGACACCACACTCGTTGCCAGCTCGCTCACGTTTACCGGCTCGCGCACCATGGTTGCGTACCCGATGCGCGGGAGCTTCAGGAGGTTGTCGATGAGGTCCCCCATGTGGCGGCTCACGGCGCAGATGCGATCGAGGTGGCGGTTGAGCTCTGGCGAGAGGGTGCCGGCGAGCTCCTCCTGGAGGATGGAGGCATAGCAGTTGATGTGGCGCAAAGGAGCGCGCAGGTCGTGCGAGACGGTGTAGCTGAACGATTCCTGCTCCCGCACCGCCGCCTGCAGCTGCGCCGTTCTCTCCAGGACGCGCCGCTCCAGCTCTTCATTGAGGTTTCGTACCTCCTGCTCCGCTCGCCGCTGATCAGTGATGTCGATGATGACGGCGCGGCACTCCGTTCCGGAACGGGAGGCGGTAGCCTCTATGCGTGCGAAATGCGGCTCCCCCCACATCCCGCTCAGCTTCACGTCACACGACTCCTTTTCCTGCAGTTCAAAGACCCTTTGCACCATCTTCATGAAAGGCTTGCGGCAGGAAGGGGCGAGGAAGAACTCCAGGTGCCTGCCGATGAGACGGAAGCGCTCCACCCCCAGAAGGCTTGCCGCCCTCAGGTTCGCGGCGGTGACCATCCCACCCGCATCGAGGGTGACAAAACCGACGGGGGCGCAGTCGTAGAAGTCGGCATACTGCTCCAGTACCGCCGTCAGGAGGCCGTTTGCATCGCTTTTTTCTTCAGACGAAACAGGCATGACTCCTCCGCAATGCCTGGGTGAGCGGGCTCTGGGGGTATGAGGCAGAAAAAGAAGGAGAGCGCAGGCGAGACGTGTAGGCCCGAAAGCTGTATACGATACCAAAGATTTTCTCGTTAACCAAACAAAATCCGGCTCCGAAATTATTTCTTTCTCCGCGACTGCGACCACGCAAGGAAGAGGGTGTCATGTAGGCCGGGATAAGCCGCCAGGCGTTCCCGGCAGTCCACCACAGACGCAGCCGCGCGGCAGCGAATGCCGGAAACGCTAGCGCTTATTCCGGCCTACAAGTGTCAGCGGGCGTCATACCAGCCACAAAAATGCCCCGCCGGAGTGACCGGGCGGGGCATTGATGTAAAGCATCACGCGAGCGGTTGCTAGCGCTCCAGCAGCATCTCCATGAGGCGGAATCCCTTTTCCACTACGACACCTGATGCCGCGGCGGAAACCTCGTCATACCCCGCCACGGTCTTATCCGTTTCTTCACCCGCATAGATCACGAAAGGCACAGCATCGGCGGTGTGAGTCTTCAACCTGATCGGCGTCGGGTGGTCCGGAGCGCACAGGACCCGGTACGGCCCGAGCCCCTTCAGACCCTCGAGAACAGGTCCCACAACGAGTGCGTCAAATAGCTCGATTGCCTTTATCTTGTCGGCGAGGTTCCCCGAGTGCGATGCCTCGTCGGGCGCCTCAACGTGCAGAAAGACGAAGTCCTTCTCCTTGAGCGCATCGAGGGCGGCCTGAGCCTTTCCGGACCAGTTGGTGTCCACGTACCCGGTGGCGCCGGGAACATTGACGATGTCGAGGCCGGCATAGACGCCGATCCCCTTGATGAGATCGACGGCCGAGATGACGGCACCGCTCAGGCCGAATTTCGCCTGGAACGTCTCCATCGCCGGGGCCTTCCCCTGCCCCCACGGCCAGATCGAATTCGCTGGTGTCTTCCCCTGCCCCGCTCTCTGCTGGTACTGCGGATGTCTGCTGAAGATCATCTGGGAGGAGTTCATGAGATCGATGAGATCGTCCGCCCCGTCCCCTTTGGGGAGAAAATCGTTGATCTCCTGGCCGC
The DNA window shown above is from Geomonas sp. RF6 and carries:
- a CDS encoding sensor histidine kinase; amino-acid sequence: MPVSSEEKSDANGLLTAVLEQYADFYDCAPVGFVTLDAGGMVTAANLRAASLLGVERFRLIGRHLEFFLAPSCRKPFMKMVQRVFELQEKESCDVKLSGMWGEPHFARIEATASRSGTECRAVIIDITDQRRAEQEVRNLNEELERRVLERTAQLQAAVREQESFSYTVSHDLRAPLRHINCYASILQEELAGTLSPELNRHLDRICAVSRHMGDLIDNLLKLPRIGYATMVREPVNVSELATSVVSLLREADPERAVEVTVQKDIVAEADKTLLWVVLKNLLENAWKYTSKVSPARIEVGTREADAGSIYLVRDNGAGFDMAYKNQLFGVFQRLHGDEYGGLGIGLATVKRIVERHGGSVWAEGKPNGGATFFFTLG
- a CDS encoding cofactor-independent phosphoglycerate mutase, giving the protein MKYIVLLGDGMSDEALDVLGGKTPLQVANTPNMDLMARRGTLGMAHTVPEGYPPGSDVANLSMFGYDPSLCYTGRSPLEAASIGVELASDDVAFRINLVHLKEEEGKITMGDYSSGHISTAEGAELVTELQKQLGDENFSFHPGVSYRHLLVWHHGKEKLQLTPPHDISGQEINDFLPKGDGADDLIDLMNSSQMIFSRHPQYQQRAGQGKTPANSIWPWGQGKAPAMETFQAKFGLSGAVISAVDLIKGIGVYAGLDIVNVPGATGYVDTNWSGKAQAALDALKEKDFVFLHVEAPDEASHSGNLADKIKAIELFDALVVGPVLEGLKGLGPYRVLCAPDHPTPIRLKTHTADAVPFVIYAGEETDKTVAGYDEVSAAASGVVVEKGFRLMEMLLER
- a CDS encoding RHS repeat domain-containing protein — translated: MNRRIKRRREKEGEICLLHGPLLNPAKRDVRLDAAEYDSAGRKTKETRPLGQATVYTYYPDGLLKTVTDAKGQLTTYSYDPVGHLTEVLYADGRKDTFDYDGAGNLTSYGKGGVSGNIGYDELNRKVSETVNFGTFSKSFSYSYDARGNKETFVSPEGTAYTYGYDKNNQLTSITFLGRQVVLDYDRGRLWKTAFPNGLFTEYGYNDASWLSSMTRKNAGGTVEENGYGFDKIGNIISKGSGAGSSAYGYDLTYQLTSATHQTLPAEGFSYDDAGNRTASSRGAESASYSHNGSNETQAAGSATFTYDANGNTVSKTEGEATTTFVYNSADRLEQVFLPDGSTATYTYDPFGRRIKKDVNGEITYYLYSDEGLIGEYDASGNAEKGYGWKPDGIWGSDPLFMTEDGNYYFYQNDHLGTPQKLVDDAGNIVWAAEYTAFGEAVIDPASTVENNLRFPGQYFDEETGLHYNWHRYFNPAVGRYVQVDPLGFAAGDANLYRYVGNSVLKYVDPAGFTKGDWWDLRTWVSVSYSSTVFFKGSTINNGVEQKTTSTDWFGASIDIQIGSQIPINKQYSETTLGFSRHLGVGVYSEDGCGVKSKGGIALHFGLGIPLIPPVPLSKTTTYPSTIPTQPSFPKDLEIRNPPSRPRPLDNIEYKTRHYYRS